TCACGATTTGCAGCGTCTTGTGCTGGTGGGCCACGTCCAGACTGCTGGTGGGCTCATCCAGCAGGATCAGCCGACTTCCCGAGGTGCCGTGAAGCTGCGCGAGCACTCGCGCGAAGTGGACCCGCTGCTGCTCTCCCCCCGACAGCGTCAGGTAGTTCCGGCCTTCATACCCCTCCAGGCCCACCCGTTGCAGACAGTGCCGGGCAATCTCGACATCTTCCGGCGACTCATGGCCCCGGGGTTGATGGGGGATTCTTCCCAGCATCACGACTTCCAGTGCCTCGTAACCAAACTGGAGGTGCGTGGTCTGCGGAAGGACGGCCCTTCGCCGGGCGAGTTCTTCTCTCGGGCTTTCTCCCAGGTGGGCGCCGAAGATCCGGATCTCGCCCTGCTGGACCTTGAGCTCTCCGGTCAAGTGCTTGAGCAGCGTGCTCTTTCCCGCGCCATTGCGCCCGAGCACGACCAGGAGCTCGCCGGGCTCCAGGCGCAAGTTGATGTCCGCCAGGAGGTTCACCTGGCCGATCCGGCAATGCAGGTTTCGGACTTCGACCGCCGCGCTCATAGAACCTGGGTCCTTCGCTGCCGCATGAGCAAGTACAGGAAGAAGGGCGATCCCGTCAGCGACGTCACGATGCCGATGGGCAGCTCAGACGGCACGACGATGGTCCGGGCCACCAGGTCCGCCAACACCATCAGCACCGCCCCCAGCAGCGCCGAGAGGGGCAACAAGACACGGTGGTTGGGTCCCAACCAGAGGCGGATGAGGTGAGGCACCACGAGCCCGACAAAGCCAATCATTCCAGACACCGCCACCGCCGCGCCCACGCCCAGGGCCACGAGCGCCACCAAGGTCCATTTGACCCGCTCCACGTTGACGCCGAGATGGTCCGCGTTCGCCTCGCCCAAGAGAAGGGCATTCAAGGGGCTGGCGAGAAACAACATCCCGACGGTGCACAGCAGAATCAGGGGCGCCGCGGTCGAGACGGAGGTCCACGTCGCGCTCGCCAGCGAACCGAGCTGCCAGAAGGTGATGGTCCGCAGTTGATCATCCGTCGACAGGTACGTGAAGAGCCCTGTCCCCGCGATGCACAAGGCGTTGATCGCGATGCCACAGAGCAACATCATCGTGACGTTGGTCCGCCGGTTCTCCTGGGCCAGGGAGGAGATCGCCAGGATGGACAGAAGGCTCCCCACGAATGCCGCGATCGAGAGGGTATAGAACCCAAAGACATACACTTTGAGCACCGTGCACGCGGCCACCCCCAGGGAGGCCCCACTCGAGATGCCCAGCAACCCGGGATCGGCGAGCGGGTTGCGGAAGAGCCCCTGCATGGCCGCCCCTGCCACCGCCAAGGCAGCCCCCACCAGGACCCCCAGGAGCACGCGGGGGAGCCGGATGGCATACAGAACCGCCGCCTGCTGCTCCGAGAACGCGGTCAACGGTTCCAGCCCTGCTTGCTCCAGCAGGATAGAGACCACCTGCATGGGCCCGATCTTCACCGCGCCCACCCCCAGGGAGAGGATGACGCAGACCCCCAAGAGCGGTACGAGGACGAGGAGCCCCTTGGCCCTCCTGCCATGCGAGAGCGAAGGATGCGTGCTGGGCTTCATGCTCACTTAGCGGCTGGGAGCGGCATGGATTTCCGAGAAAAGCTTTTCAGCGAAGCTCGGAAAACGCGGTCCGATCCAGCGGACGCTGTTGTCCACCGCCAGGATCTTCTTGTTCTTGCCCGCAGGGGTCACGGCAACGCCTGGAAGGTTGAGCGCGCCATTGACTCCCGAGACGGCCTCCAGCCCCCGGTGCAGCATGATGATGGCATCCGGGGAAGCCTGAACCATTCCTTCCGCCGTCAGGGCCTTGGTCCCCGTCGTGAAGTCCGCGGCATTCTGACCCCCCGCGAGTTCAATCAACGCGTGCGTTCCCGTTTCCTTGCCATAAACAAACGCCTCACCGGGGCTGTGTGCATAGAGAAAGAGCACCCGGGGCTTCTTCTTCGCCAGCGCGATCTTCTTCTCCAGCTCCGCGACCTGACGCGTGATGTCTTGTTTCATCCGCTCACCGGCCTCTTCCGCATTGAAGATCCGCGCCAGCACCTCGATGCGCCTCAGCAAACCGCTGATCCCCTCCTTGGAGGAGTTCTCGACGATCAGGACCGGGAGGCGGGCTCCCCGGAGCTGCTCGGCGGAGGTCGCCGTCAGATTCTCTTCCGCGCCAATCACGAGGTCCGGGGTCAGGCTGATGATGCCTTCCACGCTGGGCTGATAGGGATGCCCCACCTTCGGGATCCGGGACGCCTCGGGGGGATAGGTGGCGGTCACATCCGTGCCGACAATGGTTTCACCCTTGCCGAGCCCGAACACGATTTCCACCAAGGACGAGTTGAGGACAACCACCCGCTTGGGCGCGGGAACATCCACGGTCCGGCCATCAACGCTTTTGACAGGCCCCGCATGAGCCACGGAACTCGCGGCTACAGAGCCCATCAGCAAGAGCGCAAGAAGACAGTTTCTCATGACAGACTCGGAGGACGGAAGGTTGTCTTTACGAGGTGTAAAATCGCGCGACCATCACTCCCGGACCTGCCGTTGTCAAGCGAACGAAACGCTCCCGGCAATTAGTATTTTTCAGTCATCCATCTGTTTTTACTCTGGGTTGTATTCCTCACCGGACCGCACCCAACGCCCACAGCAGCAGCCCGATGAGCAAGGTCTGAAAGATAAAGTCTCTGAGGATTTCACTGAAGATTCCGCGGCGCATTCGACTCCTCGCAGGACGAAGGGATCGCGAGGCGCGGAACGCAATCGAAGCTTCAGAAGCTCGAAAGCCCACCTCTCCTCGCGGATGGTGGGCTTCCAAGTTCAGCGCGGTTGGCTGCCGTCAGGCAGACTGCGCGCGAGCGCCCACCCTGAGGTCCCGACAGCAACAAGAGCTGGAGGAGGTGGCGCGCATGAACAGGCGGCAAGCTGCCCGTGGGACGCAGGCTTGTCAAGCCTGCCCTTCTGTCTGGCTACTCCAGTTGGAGCCCACAGTCGCTGCACGCCCCCTCCGCCAGGGGCGCCGCCGTGCCGCAGGCCGGACAGGGCGGGTCGCCCTCCTCTGGGACTGCTGGCAGCGGGCTCAGGGTGGCCGGAAGCCCCTCACGGCGAATGCTTTCCATCCACCGCTGCTGGAGCAGTCCCGCGACGCGGGGCGCGTCCTCTCGCCGCACGAGCACCTGGAACTTCGGAGAGCAGCCTGGCTTGCTGCATGCCTCCCGGTGAACGAGGGCAGGCAGGCCCTCGGAGAGACAGGCGTCCACCAGCACGCGCGCGTCCGGCAAGGAGGTCTCCACGCAGGGGACGACGTCCGTGTTCTCCAGCACTTGCTTCGCTTCGTCAGGGGTCATGTCGCTCTCTGCTCCCAAAGAATGGTGGGCGGCCGTGGCGGCGAGTGCTCTTACCACAGGGTGTCGTTGGATGTACGCCGAGCGCCCGGGGAAGAGGAGCCATTCGCCTGTGGACGAGCCTCCAGGAACGGGCGACGCTTCAGGACAGAGCCTTCTCGGGATGACAACCTCCATCGACGACGCCTTCCACATCGAATTGCTCAAGCTGCTGCTGCACGTGGCCTGGAGCGACGACGACATCAACCCGAGCGAAGTCCGTGCCCTCCTGGGCGCCGCGCAGCGCTGGCACATCCCTCCCCTGGAAATCCAGCGGCTCGAGCGTTGTCTGGAGAAGGGCGAACGCCTGCCCGCGCCCAACCTGGGCCTGCTCCGCCAGCATCCAGACGAGGTCCTCTCGACCGTGCGCACGCTCATCGGGTGCGATGCCCAGATCCAGCGCTCCGAAGAGGAGATGCTCGCTCAGATTCGGGAGCTGCTGGGTCTGACCCCCAGCTGAAGGCGGCCTCGGGCCTCCCGCCCCCCGCAGTCCCAGGCGGCTCGTGCTGGCGGGTGCCCGCGAAACCAGCTCCGAGCCCTGGCCGTATGTCACTCTGACATTTCTCTGCTTACCACTTATCAGGGATTCTGGATTTTTTCGGATCCAGCGGAAATACCTGCGCGCAAGCCTTACAAAGGATGGCGCGTCAGCACATTCGTGCTAGAATTTTTAACTTACACTGTCCGAGCGGAGACGGTTCATGAGCGGCCCTGCACACGCAAAAGGTGAGTGGGAAACCTACTGGAAGGAAACCGCTCGCCTGGCCGGACAGTCTGAGACGGACAGCAGCTCCATCTGGGAGGTCGAGGCCGCCCAGGCCTCCGCGAAGGACATTGCCCGGTTTCAATCCTTCATGAGGCCCGAGCTGCCGCTGGTGGATCTGGGGTGCGGCAGTGGCATCCAGACGCGCTACCTGGCCCAGCACTTCCAGCGGGCCATCGGCGTCGATGTGTCCCAGTCTGCGATAGAGTTGGCCGCGCAGAGCAATCCGCACCCCGGCCTCCAGTACCGCGTGCTGGACGTGTTCGACACCCAGGCGGTGCAGGCCTTTCAAGCGGAACACGGGGACGTCAACATCTACATGCGCACGCTGCTGCACCTGATCCGGCCCGAGGCAAGGGCCCGCTTCGCGGCGTCCATTGGAATGCTGCTCGGGCGGCGCGGCGTCCTCTACCTCTATGAGTTGGGCGCGGCGGCGGGCGAGTACTTCCACGCCTGGATCCAGCGCAATGGGATGCCCGTGAGCCTGCAGCGCGTCCTCCAGATGGGCATCCAGCCCGGCACCGTCACCCGGGAGCACGTCCTGGCCATGTTTTCCCCTGAGCGGTTTACGATCGTGGCGGATGGCGAGTCCCCCAGCGCCCCCATCCCGGTCCGGGTGATGAGCCCCTCCCCCACCCCGGTCCTCGCCCCGGAGGCCTGGGCGCCTCCCGGGTACTTCATGGTCCTCCAGCCACGAGAGCCCTAACCTCCCCACAGGAGCCAGCGCCATGAGCTACGCCGTTGCCAGTACCGCGTTCTATCCCCGCTACGACCTGCTGGACCCGAGCTTTCCGAAGAGCCCATACCCCCTGCTGCACCGGATGCGCTCCGAGGAGCCTGTCTTCTGGTTCGAGCCGCTGAACACCTGGGTGGTGACCCGCTACGAGGAGGTGTCCTCCATCCTGAAGGACCCCATGCGCTTCAGCTCGCGCCGGGCCGACCGGATGCTTCAAGCGCAGTTGCCCTCGGACACGCCGCCCAGCATCCGGCAGACCATTGCCCATGTCATGTCCCTGGCCGCCATGTTCTCGGATCCACCGGTGCACACCCACCTGCGCTCCGAGGCCAACAAGGGCTTCTCGCCCCGGGCCATGGTCCCCATGGCCCAGCGCATCCAGAAGGTCACCGATGAGCTGATCAGCCGGGTAGAGGGCCGGGGAGAGATGGACGGCTTCCTGGACTTCTTCGAGCCCTTCGCCCTCACCGTCATCGGCGACTTGATGGGGGTGCCTCGAGAAGATCAGCCCCTGTTCATCCCCTGGACGCAGAAGACGACGAAGCTGCTCGGCGGCTCCAAGTTGACCCTGGAGGAAGCACAGGCCTCTCTGCGGGCCTTCGAGGAGATGAACGCCTACCTCGCCCAGGCCTTGGCGGAGCGGCAGCGCAACCCGCGAGACGACATGATGAGCTTCCTGGTTGCGGGCTACGACCCCGAGCGCTTCCCCCTGGAGGCCCTCGCGGGGATGTGCTCCGAGATCATCGGCGGCGCCAATGCCCCCACCGGCGATACGCTCGGCAATGCCCTGCTCGCGTGCCTCTCCCATCCGGAAGAGCTGGAGAAGGCGCGCCGCGATCCCACCCTCTGGAAGAGCGCAGTGCCCGAGCTGCTCCGCTACGACGGGCCGATCATCTTCTGGAGCCGGTTGGCCACGGAGGATGTGGTGCTCGGCGGCAAGCGCATCCGCGCGGGGCAGATGGTGTACGCCTCGATGGCGGGCGCCAACCGGGACCCCGACGTCTTCCCCGAGCCCGACCAGCTGGATTTCTCACGTCCCAATGCCCACAAGCATGTG
This genomic window from Stigmatella ashevillena contains:
- a CDS encoding heme ABC transporter ATP-binding protein translates to MSAAVEVRNLHCRIGQVNLLADINLRLEPGELLVVLGRNGAGKSTLLKHLTGELKVQQGEIRIFGAHLGESPREELARRRAVLPQTTHLQFGYEALEVVMLGRIPHQPRGHESPEDVEIARHCLQRVGLEGYEGRNYLTLSGGEQQRVHFARVLAQLHGTSGSRLILLDEPTSSLDVAHQHKTLQIVKELTQEGVAAFLILHDLNLVAQYADKVLVLAERQAIALGTPRSVLTAETLSRAFNYPMSTIAHPWLDCPLIISGNPPTHSQS
- a CDS encoding FecCD family ABC transporter permease, with the protein product MKPSTHPSLSHGRRAKGLLVLVPLLGVCVILSLGVGAVKIGPMQVVSILLEQAGLEPLTAFSEQQAAVLYAIRLPRVLLGVLVGAALAVAGAAMQGLFRNPLADPGLLGISSGASLGVAACTVLKVYVFGFYTLSIAAFVGSLLSILAISSLAQENRRTNVTMMLLCGIAINALCIAGTGLFTYLSTDDQLRTITFWQLGSLASATWTSVSTAAPLILLCTVGMLFLASPLNALLLGEANADHLGVNVERVKWTLVALVALGVGAAVAVSGMIGFVGLVVPHLIRLWLGPNHRVLLPLSALLGAVLMVLADLVARTIVVPSELPIGIVTSLTGSPFFLYLLMRQRRTQVL
- a CDS encoding heme/hemin ABC transporter substrate-binding protein, with the translated sequence MDVPAPKRVVVLNSSLVEIVFGLGKGETIVGTDVTATYPPEASRIPKVGHPYQPSVEGIISLTPDLVIGAEENLTATSAEQLRGARLPVLIVENSSKEGISGLLRRIEVLARIFNAEEAGERMKQDITRQVAELEKKIALAKKKPRVLFLYAHSPGEAFVYGKETGTHALIELAGGQNAADFTTGTKALTAEGMVQASPDAIIMLHRGLEAVSGVNGALNLPGVAVTPAGKNKKILAVDNSVRWIGPRFPSFAEKLFSEIHAAPSR
- a CDS encoding TerB family tellurite resistance protein, with translation MTTSIDDAFHIELLKLLLHVAWSDDDINPSEVRALLGAAQRWHIPPLEIQRLERCLEKGERLPAPNLGLLRQHPDEVLSTVRTLIGCDAQIQRSEEEMLAQIRELLGLTPS
- a CDS encoding class I SAM-dependent methyltransferase, producing MSGPAHAKGEWETYWKETARLAGQSETDSSSIWEVEAAQASAKDIARFQSFMRPELPLVDLGCGSGIQTRYLAQHFQRAIGVDVSQSAIELAAQSNPHPGLQYRVLDVFDTQAVQAFQAEHGDVNIYMRTLLHLIRPEARARFAASIGMLLGRRGVLYLYELGAAAGEYFHAWIQRNGMPVSLQRVLQMGIQPGTVTREHVLAMFSPERFTIVADGESPSAPIPVRVMSPSPTPVLAPEAWAPPGYFMVLQPREP
- a CDS encoding cytochrome P450, which encodes MSYAVASTAFYPRYDLLDPSFPKSPYPLLHRMRSEEPVFWFEPLNTWVVTRYEEVSSILKDPMRFSSRRADRMLQAQLPSDTPPSIRQTIAHVMSLAAMFSDPPVHTHLRSEANKGFSPRAMVPMAQRIQKVTDELISRVEGRGEMDGFLDFFEPFALTVIGDLMGVPREDQPLFIPWTQKTTKLLGGSKLTLEEAQASLRAFEEMNAYLAQALAERQRNPRDDMMSFLVAGYDPERFPLEALAGMCSEIIGGANAPTGDTLGNALLACLSHPEELEKARRDPTLWKSAVPELLRYDGPIIFWSRLATEDVVLGGKRIRAGQMVYASMAGANRDPDVFPEPDQLDFSRPNAHKHVSFSFGPHHCIGAGLARMEMTLVFETLFRRLPSLRLAGPVQWREGSLTTRGPTRIPLVF